The genomic stretch ATATTGAACCAGTTGTAACAATTTCTCACTACGAAATTCCTCTGCACTTAATCACAGAATACGGTGGCTGGCGTAACCGTAAAGTAATCGAATTCTTTGATCGTTATGCAAAAACATTATTCGAATACTATAAAAACAAAGTAAAATACTGGTTAACTTTTAATGAAATTAATGGTGCAACACATTTACCAATATTAGGACTTGGTTTTTCTCCTGAAAGTAAAGAAACACAATTACAAGATAGCTTCCAAGGACTACACCACCAATTTGTTGCAAGTGCGTTAGCTGTAAAAGCAGGACACGAGATTATTCCGGATAGCCAAATTGGTTGTATGCTTGTATATGTACCAACTTACACTTACGACTCAAACCCTGAAAATGTAATGTATGCTCTACAAGAGTCTCGCTTGTGGAACAACTACTGTGGTGATGTACAAGTTAGAGGAGCATACCCAGCATTTGCAAAACGCTTCTGGAAAGAGAATGGAATCAACTTAGATATTCAAGACGGTGACTTAGAAATCATTAAAGAAGGATCAGTTGATTTCATTTCACTTAGCTACTACATGTCACGCACTGAGAAAAAACATAAAACGAACGAAGAAAATAGCCAAGGTAATTTAGTTGGCGGTGTAAAGAATCCATTCTTAAAAGAAAGTGATTGGGGATGGGAAATCGACCCAACTGGACTTCGCATTGGATTAAACCAATTATATGATCACTACCAAAAACCACTATTCATCGTAGAAAATGGACTTGGTGCGTACGATCAAATTGAAGAAGACGGTTCGATTAATGATGATTACCGTATCGACTACCTACGCAGCCATATCGAAGCGATTGGAGAAGCAATTGAAGATGGTGTAGAACTAATGGGTTACACTCCATGGGGATGTATTGACCTAGTAAGCGCATCAACAGGAGAAATGTCTAAACGCTACGGTTTCATTTATGTTGACAAGCATGATGATGGAAGCGGATCATTAGAACGCAAAAAGAAAAAATCATTCTCTTGGTACCAAAATGTTATTCAAACAAACGGTGCTCAACTTGATTAATAATTGATAAAGGAAATAACGTACATATTTTTTATGAATATGTACGTTATTTTTCTATTAATCTATTATTTAAAGCATTTTCTTTCATATAACACATAAGAATAGTTGTATTTTACCAAACAAGCTTATGAAAAAGGAAAAATATATCTAACGCATAAGTTCATGAAGTCTAAAAGCCGTTCCCCATAAAGAGGAACGGCTTTAGTCTTGTTAAAACTAAGTTCTCATGTTAATTAAACATCCAAATCCTTCTCCAAATTAATACCAATTTTACCTTCCTTAATTCTAGATCGAAATACAGCCCAATAAATAACAATCCCAGCAAGGAATAAATAAAGTATAACTTTCGTAGTTGGTAAAAAGTCCTTTGGAAGTGTTAAAATGCCAACTTCAAATACTAACCAAATAATCGCAAGAATTGTAACAGGAAGTCGCCATTTTCCTAATTTGAAACCATCCGAATCCGGTAATGTTTTAATTTTAGTAGCATAAGCGACTACAGTTATTAAGTAAATAATGGCTGGAAGTGCCGCAGAAGTACCTATTAATAATGATAGTTTCCCAAAATAGAATACGGCAATTATGCCTAATACAGAGACTAAAATAATAGCATTGTACGGTACATTATGTTTCTGATCTACTTTCTTAAATACATTTGAAGCAAAGAAAACATTATCTCTTGCTAGTGCATAAATAAGACGAGAAGCAGAAGCCATAATAATTAATCCGCAAGCAAAAATGGACACGATTACTAATGCAAGGAAAACGTCTGCAACCGCAGTACCTAGTCGTGATTGTAAAATATCAGAGATAGGAGAAGCAGAAGTCATAATGCTATTAATATCTTTAATGCCTGATGTAACGATAATTAAGAAGATAAAGCCGATTAGCCCCGCTATTAACATTGAGAATACAATAGCTTTAGGTACAGTCTTCTTAGCATCAACAGTTTCCTCAGCTAGATTTGCAGCCGCTTCAAAGCCTACTAATGTATACGAACCCATTACCACAGCTAGTACAAATGCTGTAAAATAGCTGCCATTTGAACCAACTTTGTGAGCAGTATAAGTTAATAATGAAAAATCTGCTCCTTTAAAAAATAAGACAAAGCTTAAAATAATAATAATGCCAATAAATCCAATTACTTCCGTATATACTGCTGAATTGTTTATGATCGTAGCAATTCTTACTCCATAAATATTTAATAAAGCTTGTATAACGATTGTAATTAGTACAACCGTTGTAAGTACAGTAGTTGTACTTTTAATACCGATTAAATCAAGAAAAATAGGCGCAACACCGTAATCAACAGTAGGTACAACAATTATTAAGTAACATAATGCAGCCCAACCCGTAAACCAACCAAATCCCCGATTCGTTAAACGGCTGACCCATTGGTATACGTAGCCACTTAAAGGAATTTTACTTGATAAATCTGCGAAAATTAAAGCTACAAGCAAATGCCCTACCATTACAAATGGCCAAGTCCATATTCCCGCCGGTCCAGCTGCACCTAAAGCAAGACTATAGGAGCTAAAAATACCTGTTGTAATTGAAATAAATGAAAACGCAACTGCAAATGAGCTGAAAAACTTTAAAGAACGCTGTAACTCCTGTTTGTAGCTAAACGATTGTAAAGCATCTGAATCAAAACCTTGTTTACTCATAAATCATCTCCTCCGAATTCGAATTAATTAACTGAATTTTCTTATAATTAAACTTATAGTTAGTCTAGTTTAATAACTAAAAGTTTTATTATTAATAGAAGCTATGTATTTTTAGATTGGTAGTTTATAGTTAGCATAGCAACTTCCGTGCCAGTCCATATAATTGAATAGAATATAGCGGTTCTCATGAAAAGAGAGAGAAGGATTATGAGAGCTTGAATAATATATGCAAGATTGAATAATGGGCAGGTAGGTAGATAAAGTAATTTTCAAAAGATCTAAATCAGTTTCTTCTATTATTACTTAATGCTTTCAGTGTAATATTAAGTGTTTAATTGAACGTTTACATAAAATTAATATTTTGGCATAAAACTTGCAACTTTATAAAATGACTTATTTAAATATTCAAAAAAAGGAGGTTTCTGTCGGAAAAGTAAGAATTATAAGGAAGTAGAAATAAAGGTGTAAGCGCTTAATCTAAAACGAAGGGGATATGATAGGTGGAAAATAAAACACAGTTAAAAAGATCCTTAAAGTTATGGCAAGTAGTTATGATGGGGTTAGCCTATATGACTCCTATGGTTGTTTTCGACACTTTCGGAATTGTATCTCATGTAACTAATGGTCATGTACCAACTGCATATATTGTAGCTTTAATTGGAATGTTATTTACGGCGGTAAGCTATGGTAAACTTGTAAAAGTATTTCCTGATGCTGGCTCTGCTTATACATACACTCAGAAAGCAATTAGTGGTCACTTAGGCTTTCTTGTTGGATGGTCATCATTACTAGATTACTTGTTTTTACCAATGGTAAATGCTTTATTAACTAAAATTTACCTCAATGCACTTTTTCCTAATGTTCCAACTTGGATATGGGTAGTTGGTTTTGTAGGGCTAGTTACATTCTTAAACTTAAGAAGTATAAATATGTTAGCGAATTTCAATACCCTTTTTGTATTAGTACAGCTTGTGATTATGGTTGTCTTTATCGTTCTAGTAATCCAAGGTTTACATCATGGAGAGGGTTATGGTGGATTCAGCGTAAAACCATTATTCAGTGCGGGAATGCATTTTGGCTCATTAGTAACCGGTGCAACAATTCTATGTTTTTCATTTTTGGGATTTGACGCTGTTTCCACTTTATCAGAAGAAGCGATTGATCCAGCAAAAACAATCCCAAAAGCAATTCTTTACACAGCCCTTTGGGGAGGGGTAATCTTTACAGTTACATCATTCTTCATCCAATTATACTATCCTGACATATCTAGATTTAAGCATCCTGATGCTGCATCACCAGAGATTGCGTTATATGTAGGTGGAAAATTATTTCAATCAATCTTCTTATGCATAACATTTATTAATACACTTGCTTCTGCATTGGCATCACATGCGAGTGTATCACGTTTACTATATGTAATGGGACGCGACAAAGTTTTCCCAGATAAATGGTTCGGATTTGTTCATCCGAAATGGAAAACGCCAGCATTTAACGTAATTTTCGTTGGTGTGATCTCGTTGTCAGCAATCTTTTTCAATCTAGTAACAGCCACTTCACTAATTAACTTTGGTGCACTAATGGCATTTACTTTTGTTAATCTATCAGTAATTAATCATTTCTTTATTCGAGGAAAACAGAGATCAATTAAAGGCTACATTTCTTACCTTATCTTGCCTCTAATTGGGGCCGCATCAGTAGCGATCCTTTGGTTTAATATTGAAAAAAGCTCATTAATTATGGGAACAGTGTGGTTCGTCATTGGTTTAGTATATTTAATTTACTTAACGAAAGCATTCCAAATTGCTCCACCTAAATATGAAGAAGAAGCAGCCGTATAATATGCTTCGAAAAGCCACAAGGGAATTGATTTCCTTGTGGCTTTTTTGCGTTTTTCTTTAAAATGAGGTCAAATTTCTCGATAGCCCAATTCCAAATTGATTCGCTTTAACAATTTATCAACGAACTTTGACATAATATCAACGGATTTAAACACTATATCAACGAGCTTTAACATTATATCAACCGAGTTCACAACTTTATCAACAATGTTCAAGTGATGTTCGTATTTTTAATATGAAAATCCAGCATATTGAACTACTTTTGTGTGTTGACCATGTTATGCACAAATGACACATTGTGTTTGCATTTCGCCCCCACCAACGCGTCCACCCAATCAACATCAAGCAATTCAATTCTGAATAATCAATAATGCAAAACTGAATAATTCATGCATCCAAACATATATCCAATAAACAATCAAATTTCATTCTCAAAGAAAATAGTGAATCTTAAAAAATAGATATAGTCCATTAAATGGCTCTCTAATAAGCTTTTGTGAGATATATTACTCGTAAAATGATGAAGTGAATTCAAGTTGGCACAGGAATTGCTATTTAATTTTTAAAAATAACTAATGAGGTGCAGAAGATGAGTTCAAATTTAACTGAAGTAGAGCAAACAGAAAAGATTAGTGAGCAGGTCGAAATAGATGATTCCCTTCAAGAATTTAGAGAAACGTTAAATGAAGCAATTGGCATAATGAACTATCCGAGCCAAGTATTCGAATTTCTTAAAACGCCGATGAGATTTTTAGAATTTAGTATTCCAGTTCAAATGGATAATGGTGAGACGAAAGTATTTCAGGGATATCGTGCTCAGCATAATGATGCACTTGGCCCAACAAAGGGTGGCATTAGATTTCATCCAGATGTTACGCCAGAAGAAGTAAAAGCATTGGCTGGATGGATGAGTTTAAAATGTAGTATTACTGATTTACCATATGGAGGAGCAAAAGGTGGTGTCGTTTGCGATCCAAGACTTTTAAGCATGAATGAGCTTGAAAAGCTAAGTAGGGGTTATGTAAGAGCGGTTAGCCAGATTGTTGGACCTACAAAGGACATTCCGGCACCTGATATGTATACTAACGCGCAAGTGATGGCATGGATGCTTGATGAATATGACCATATTAGAGAATTTGATTCGCCGAGCTTTATTACTGGTAAACCAATTACTTTAGGAGGATCAGTTGGTCGAGAGACAGCAACTTCAAAAGGTGTATTTTATGCCCTTGAGTTAATAAGTGAATTAAAGAATATCGAAATTAAGAATATGAAGGTCATTGTGCAAGGGTTTGGAAATGTTGGTAGTTATTTAGCTCAATATTTATACGAAGCTGGAGCAAAGGTTGTTGGTGTTTCAGATGTTCTTGGTGGCGTTTATGATCCAAAAGGTTTAGACATTCCATATCTTTTAGATAACAGAGATTCATTCGGAGTTGTTTCTAATTTATTTAAAAATGCAATTTCAAATCAAGAATTATTGGAAAAAGAATGTGATGTTTTAATACCAGCGGCAATTAGTGGGGTTATTAATAATCGTAATGCAGATAAATTGAAGTGCAAAATTGTGGTTGAAGCAGCAAATGGACCAACTACGAAAGAAGCTTTAGAAATTCTTGATCAAAAAGAGATTTTAGTTGTACCAGATATTTTAGCTAACTCAGGTGGAGTAGTTGTTTCGTATTTTGAATGGTGTCAAAATATGCAAGGCTATTATTGGGCAGAGAGTACTGTAGATGAACGATTAAAAGAAAAAATGACGGATAGCTTTATGAAAGTTTATAAAACATCACAAAAATATAATGTAAACATGAAAATAGCGGCTTATATTGAAGGGATTCGTAAAATCGCTGAAGCTTGTCGTTTGAGAGGTTGGGTAAAATTCTAAACAAAAGGGGAAATCTAGATGATCGATATTATTTCTGAATCAGCAGAAAGACAGCTTGTGCACCATTATTGTTTATTAACACAGAATAACCGATATGATTTATCGATTGCCTTTTCTAGTCACTTTTACGGAAAGTCAATGGTTACATCACTTCAATCTAGTAAAATGGCGTTATTATGTTTAGAAGATATTGATTCTGAACATTATTGGGCTCCAAAACTCGGAATTGCTGAGGAAGACATTTTAGAAATTCAAAATTTCTTTAGTATGGTTTTACAATCAAAACACATTTGCGAGTTATAATGTAAGGCTTTATTTTTACTAAAAGGAGTGAGCGCTATGTATTATGGAGTCGTCGTCTGTGACTACTATGGAACAGTCGAAGAAGCAGCTATTCAAAAAGATTCGAGAATTTATGAATGGGAACCATTATTTTATATAAAAACATCCGATGGCATTACGAAAGTTATTCATCAAGGAATTAGTGGTGAAATTGTTTCATTAGAGGTAGCAAAAGGAGATCGGGTAGTTCCGGGGATGGTACTAGCGTTTGTTAAAGAGGACTTATTTGTATCAGCTAGCGATTAAAAGATTTGGTTTAGAGGGAAAAGAAATACAGGGGTTGGGGAAGTCAATTTATTTTTCGTGAACAATGAGGTATTTACGACTTAATAATTGCAAAGGGGCGTCTTATGAGACTGCCCTTTCTTTCTGTTTTTAATAATGATATTTAATAGATTAGCAAATTATAATTTTAGATTTTTATGATAAATTTAAAAATTCTGCTAAAATAGGAATGTATATTTGTTTAGACATAAGGGGGGAAAGAAATGCTATCAATAAACGAGAAACAAATTAGACCAGTCATCACATTAGATATCGATCAATTTAAAGAAAACGATGAAATCGATTTATCCAAGATAAATGAACCCTTTTTATTCTTGCGCAAGCAAAATCAAATTTTTGGTTATGTTCAATTAAATGAGATTATTCAAGGAAATGATAAAAAGAAAAATATAGCAATTTCAAAGATTACTAGCTCTTCTCAATCTATTAATAGTGTTTGTAGTGTAAGTGAGCAAATTTCAATAACGGATCTATTTCAAATCATTGGTGAACCAATCTCGATTGTAAAAGAAGATGAAGATATGCCAATAGGTTACATACTTCGTGAAGATATATTGGCCGAGCTTTTCAAACAAGATAATAAAAGTGTAGATTTGTTAAAGAGCATTTTAACATCGATACCGATGGGCACGTTTGTAGTAGATAAAAATAAAGTAATAATTAACTGCAATGATGCTGGGTTAAAAATGATTAAGTCAACATCAGAAAAGGTAATTAATACAAAAGCAGAAGTCATTTTTAGCGGTGAACAAATTGAAAATGTATTTTCTACAGGTAAGACAGTTCTTAATCAGATTCAAATAAATGATGATATGGGAATTCTTGTTGATTATAGCCCGATTTTCGTAGATAACGAGGTTGAAGGTGTTGTTATTGTAGTACAGGATCTTCCAATGGTTGAAGAAATGGCTTCTGAAATCGAATATGTTAAGGATTTAAATAAAGATTTGAATGCCATATTATCAAGTATTTATGATGAAATACTTGTTGTAAATCATAAAGGTGAGTTAATTCGTTATAGTGAGAATATCATTCCTGGTTTTTGGAATGTAGATTTAAAGGAAATGCTTGGAAAGAGTATTTTAGAATTTGAAAACCAAGGACTTTTTACGCCTTCTGTTACTAAATTAGTTTTAGAAAAAAAGAAAAAAGTATCAATTGTTCAAGAAACAATAAATGGACGTAAAGTACTTGCAGTAGGTAATCCGGTTTTTGACGAGAATATGGAAATTGACCGCATTATTATTGCTTCTAGAGATATTACAGAAACTTCACGACTTAAAACAGAATTAAAAGAAATGAAGAAGATCTCTGAGCAATATAAAAGGGAACTTGAAGATATTAAAAGCAAGGACAGTTTTGTTAAAAAACTGATTTATTGTAGTCCTAAAATGGAGCAAATCATCAATCAAGCAAAAAAAATTGCTGATTTTTCTTCTACTGTTTTACTACATGGGGAATCCGGGGTAGGTAAGGAAGTAATTGCACAGGCTATTCATCAACTAGG from Arthrobacter citreus encodes the following:
- a CDS encoding DUF3055 family protein; translation: MIDIISESAERQLVHHYCLLTQNNRYDLSIAFSSHFYGKSMVTSLQSSKMALLCLEDIDSEHYWAPKLGIAEEDILEIQNFFSMVLQSKHICEL
- a CDS encoding Glu/Leu/Phe/Val dehydrogenase produces the protein MSSNLTEVEQTEKISEQVEIDDSLQEFRETLNEAIGIMNYPSQVFEFLKTPMRFLEFSIPVQMDNGETKVFQGYRAQHNDALGPTKGGIRFHPDVTPEEVKALAGWMSLKCSITDLPYGGAKGGVVCDPRLLSMNELEKLSRGYVRAVSQIVGPTKDIPAPDMYTNAQVMAWMLDEYDHIREFDSPSFITGKPITLGGSVGRETATSKGVFYALELISELKNIEIKNMKVIVQGFGNVGSYLAQYLYEAGAKVVGVSDVLGGVYDPKGLDIPYLLDNRDSFGVVSNLFKNAISNQELLEKECDVLIPAAISGVINNRNADKLKCKIVVEAANGPTTKEALEILDQKEILVVPDILANSGGVVVSYFEWCQNMQGYYWAESTVDERLKEKMTDSFMKVYKTSQKYNVNMKIAAYIEGIRKIAEACRLRGWVKF
- a CDS encoding APC family permease, translated to MMGLAYMTPMVVFDTFGIVSHVTNGHVPTAYIVALIGMLFTAVSYGKLVKVFPDAGSAYTYTQKAISGHLGFLVGWSSLLDYLFLPMVNALLTKIYLNALFPNVPTWIWVVGFVGLVTFLNLRSINMLANFNTLFVLVQLVIMVVFIVLVIQGLHHGEGYGGFSVKPLFSAGMHFGSLVTGATILCFSFLGFDAVSTLSEEAIDPAKTIPKAILYTALWGGVIFTVTSFFIQLYYPDISRFKHPDAASPEIALYVGGKLFQSIFLCITFINTLASALASHASVSRLLYVMGRDKVFPDKWFGFVHPKWKTPAFNVIFVGVISLSAIFFNLVTATSLINFGALMAFTFVNLSVINHFFIRGKQRSIKGYISYLILPLIGAASVAILWFNIEKSSLIMGTVWFVIGLVYLIYLTKAFQIAPPKYEEEAAV
- a CDS encoding sigma 54-interacting transcriptional regulator, producing the protein MLSINEKQIRPVITLDIDQFKENDEIDLSKINEPFLFLRKQNQIFGYVQLNEIIQGNDKKKNIAISKITSSSQSINSVCSVSEQISITDLFQIIGEPISIVKEDEDMPIGYILREDILAELFKQDNKSVDLLKSILTSIPMGTFVVDKNKVIINCNDAGLKMIKSTSEKVINTKAEVIFSGEQIENVFSTGKTVLNQIQINDDMGILVDYSPIFVDNEVEGVVIVVQDLPMVEEMASEIEYVKDLNKDLNAILSSIYDEILVVNHKGELIRYSENIIPGFWNVDLKEMLGKSILEFENQGLFTPSVTKLVLEKKKKVSIVQETINGRKVLAVGNPVFDENMEIDRIIIASRDITETSRLKTELKEMKKISEQYKRELEDIKSKDSFVKKLIYCSPKMEQIINQAKKIADFSSTVLLHGESGVGKEVIAQAIHQLGNRSSKSFLKLNCGAIPENLLESELFGYVKGAFTGADQNKDGYFKQADDGVLFLDEIGEMPLHLQVKLLRVLQEQEVIPVGSTKPIKVNVQIIAATNKRLEKMVQDGTFREDLYYRLNVIPLNIPPLRERLEDISLLAFHFLQQLNEKYNKSFHLTPDAINVLEFYSWPGNVRELQNIIERLVVSAEDQIINAEDVNQFLPNSYDFNKSKPVINKVIPLQEAIDYVEEQLIVLAMKQYKTTTKAAQVLGISQSSVSRKYQKIMNEKNLNNDFMSFK
- a CDS encoding amino acid permease gives rise to the protein MSKQGFDSDALQSFSYKQELQRSLKFFSSFAVAFSFISITTGIFSSYSLALGAAGPAGIWTWPFVMVGHLLVALIFADLSSKIPLSGYVYQWVSRLTNRGFGWFTGWAALCYLIIVVPTVDYGVAPIFLDLIGIKSTTTVLTTVVLITIVIQALLNIYGVRIATIINNSAVYTEVIGFIGIIIILSFVLFFKGADFSLLTYTAHKVGSNGSYFTAFVLAVVMGSYTLVGFEAAANLAEETVDAKKTVPKAIVFSMLIAGLIGFIFLIIVTSGIKDINSIMTSASPISDILQSRLGTAVADVFLALVIVSIFACGLIIMASASRLIYALARDNVFFASNVFKKVDQKHNVPYNAIILVSVLGIIAVFYFGKLSLLIGTSAALPAIIYLITVVAYATKIKTLPDSDGFKLGKWRLPVTILAIIWLVFEVGILTLPKDFLPTTKVILYLFLAGIVIYWAVFRSRIKEGKIGINLEKDLDV